A single Tenacibaculum sp. Bg11-29 DNA region contains:
- a CDS encoding ankyrin repeat domain-containing protein → MKKIQLTFVLILFASALQAQTKNIFFDRAFWETTPTIAIIDQKIKENNSATALNPNGFDAVTYAVLAKAPNTVIKYLLNIKGNDVNKLTHDKRTYIFWAAYKGNLELVKHLINSNARLDLKDSHNFSPLTFAAVAGQTNTEIYDLFIKNGIDIKKDVDEKGANALLLLIGHLKDFKLVDYFTNKGLKLNSTDNHGNGAFNYTAYKGNKAMLELLIKKGVPYKKNSSNGDNAILASTIGSRSGYNPLSFIKYLESIGINPNITNKDGITPLHNIAYNNKNIEVFNYFLKKGVNANQIDNNGDNPLIKSTRRNSLEIIQLLASKTKSINHTNKDGKSALTNALKNSPKVIDFLLKKGADVSIVDTKGNNLNYYLFKTFNAKQKDEFKEKLNLLKGKGFYVKKTQKNGNTLYHLAVERQSIAMLDFINKYKIDINAKNKKGLSAIQEAVLTAKNSTIIKYLITKGANKSVKTDFDETLYDLAKENEALKNIDISFLK, encoded by the coding sequence ATGAAAAAAATACAATTAACATTCGTACTTATTTTGTTTGCTAGTGCATTACAAGCACAGACAAAAAATATATTCTTTGATAGGGCTTTTTGGGAAACAACTCCTACAATAGCAATAATAGATCAAAAAATAAAAGAGAACAATAGTGCTACTGCATTAAACCCTAACGGGTTTGATGCAGTTACTTATGCTGTCTTAGCAAAAGCACCAAATACAGTTATTAAATACTTACTAAACATAAAAGGTAATGATGTTAATAAACTTACACACGATAAAAGAACCTATATTTTTTGGGCAGCTTATAAAGGAAATTTAGAATTAGTTAAACATCTAATCAATAGTAATGCTCGATTAGACTTAAAAGATTCTCATAATTTTTCTCCTTTAACTTTTGCAGCTGTTGCAGGACAAACTAATACAGAAATATATGATCTATTTATAAAAAATGGCATCGATATTAAAAAAGATGTAGATGAAAAGGGTGCTAATGCTTTGTTATTATTAATTGGTCATTTAAAAGATTTTAAATTAGTAGATTATTTTACAAATAAAGGATTAAAACTTAACAGCACAGATAACCACGGAAATGGTGCTTTCAATTACACTGCTTATAAGGGTAATAAAGCAATGCTAGAGTTGTTAATAAAAAAAGGGGTACCATATAAAAAAAATAGTTCAAATGGAGACAATGCTATATTAGCTTCAACCATAGGTTCCCGTAGTGGTTACAATCCTTTAAGTTTTATTAAATACTTAGAAAGTATAGGTATTAATCCTAACATTACCAATAAAGATGGTATAACCCCACTTCATAATATAGCATACAATAATAAAAATATTGAGGTTTTTAATTACTTTCTAAAAAAAGGAGTTAATGCTAATCAAATTGACAACAATGGAGACAATCCTTTAATAAAATCTACTAGAAGAAATTCTTTAGAAATTATACAGTTATTAGCCTCAAAAACTAAAAGTATAAACCACACAAATAAAGATGGTAAATCTGCACTTACAAATGCTTTAAAAAACAGCCCTAAAGTAATAGATTTTTTATTAAAAAAAGGCGCTGATGTTTCTATTGTTGATACTAAAGGAAATAACTTGAACTATTATTTGTTTAAAACCTTTAACGCTAAACAAAAAGATGAGTTTAAAGAAAAACTTAATCTTTTAAAAGGAAAAGGGTTTTATGTTAAAAAAACTCAAAAAAACGGAAATACATTATACCATTTAGCTGTTGAAAGACAAAGTATTGCTATGTTAGATTTTATTAATAAATATAAAATTGATATTAATGCTAAAAACAAAAAAGGTTTATCAGCTATACAAGAAGCTGTTTTAACTGCTAAAAATAGTACTATTATAAAGTACCTAATTACTAAAGGAGCAAACAAAAGTGTTAAAACAGATTTTGATGAAACTCTTTATGACCTAGCAAAAGAAAACGAAGCGCTAAAAAATATAGATATTAGCTTTTTAAAATAA
- a CDS encoding DUF2271 domain-containing protein translates to MKKIVAILLVALSIMAFTTTNEAKYKCMIQMKNYTGEGAYITVSLLNQKGEYEKTLYVQGDDEEWYSDITEWWQFQGKTRTNIDAITGATISGGNRAITVIQIPTDKLNKGYKIRFESAVEDQEYYKDDIEFELTSENVKSKIEGKGFIRYIRMIPQ, encoded by the coding sequence ATGAAAAAAATAGTTGCAATTTTACTAGTAGCCTTAAGTATCATGGCTTTTACAACTACTAATGAAGCTAAGTATAAATGTATGATTCAAATGAAGAATTATACTGGTGAAGGAGCCTATATAACTGTTTCTTTATTAAACCAAAAAGGTGAATATGAAAAAACATTATATGTGCAAGGCGATGATGAAGAATGGTATTCTGACATTACTGAATGGTGGCAATTTCAAGGAAAAACACGTACTAATATTGACGCTATAACTGGAGCTACGATAAGTGGAGGAAATAGAGCGATTACAGTTATTCAGATTCCAACTGATAAATTAAATAAAGGGTATAAAATTCGTTTTGAAAGTGCTGTTGAAGATCAAGAATACTACAAAGACGATATTGAATTTGAACTAACATCTGAAAATGTAAAAAGTAAAATCGAAGGAAAAGGTTTTATACGCTACATTAGAATGATACCTCAATAA
- a CDS encoding PepSY domain-containing protein → MTISIWRYSHLTLAISSFLFIVIAAITGIILAFEPISNQLKPYAIQTDEITLSQTISSLKKEYEEVIILNVNQHNFVTASVITKEGKSETFYINPTTGKKISRITSKSPLFKWTTNLHRSLFLKSTGRFLVGLFSFLLFLITLTGSILIIKRQGGVIQFFTKVINENFKQYYHVIIGRYTLIPIIIITLTGVYLSLEKFSLLPETKIKHTFDFSSIPSDKKTPIEEFSIFKNIKLDEVKSIEFPFSDDIEDYFFLKLKTKELIIHQYSGQIISDKNLSWVHILSDWSLFLHTGRGTIIWSIILILSCIAILFFIYSGFAMTLERKRKNLLPKNKFKKDTAKIIILVGSETGNTFSIASSLFNSLNSSNQPVYITHLNKYSTYKKATQLIVLTSTYGNGEPPINAANFLALLKNTKQQNKINFAVIGFGSLAYSHYCKFAIDVDNALTTNDNFRSTLPIYKINNQNFTDFKNWGLQWSDKTNIELQLKQKQFKPKKQQPFLVVSKTDINIDNSFLIRLRPIKNLQFTSGDLLAITPKQDNIERLYSIGKIDNDILLSIKKHELGICSNLLLNLNINETLFARIQKNNEFHFQKKSKNNILIANGTGIAPYLGMLNTPSTTHLFWGGRTEQSLKIYTPYLNSLSTNNIHIAYSKEQNNQYIQDIVLKEKELIASILKNDGTIMICGSISMMNGVLTVLEEITLTQLNTPLNTFQKTNKIKTDCY, encoded by the coding sequence ATGACCATTTCAATTTGGAGATATAGCCATTTAACATTGGCTATATCTTCTTTCTTATTTATAGTTATTGCCGCTATTACAGGTATAATTTTAGCTTTTGAACCAATATCTAATCAGCTAAAACCATATGCAATACAAACCGATGAAATTACACTTTCACAAACAATTTCTTCATTAAAAAAAGAATACGAAGAAGTAATTATCTTAAACGTTAACCAACATAATTTTGTTACTGCTTCAGTAATTACCAAAGAAGGAAAAAGCGAAACATTTTACATAAATCCCACTACAGGTAAAAAAATTAGTCGCATTACTTCTAAATCACCTCTTTTCAAATGGACTACGAACTTACATCGTTCTTTATTTTTAAAATCTACTGGTCGTTTTTTAGTTGGACTCTTCTCTTTCTTACTCTTTTTGATTACCCTAACAGGAAGTATTTTAATTATAAAAAGACAAGGTGGAGTTATTCAGTTTTTTACAAAAGTTATTAATGAAAATTTCAAACAATATTACCATGTAATTATAGGTCGTTATACATTAATCCCTATCATTATAATTACACTAACAGGAGTATACCTATCTTTAGAAAAATTTTCCCTTTTACCAGAAACTAAAATCAAACATACTTTTGATTTTTCTTCTATTCCATCTGATAAAAAAACTCCAATTGAAGAGTTCTCAATCTTTAAAAACATCAAATTAGATGAAGTTAAAAGTATTGAATTTCCTTTTTCTGATGATATTGAAGATTATTTTTTCTTAAAGTTAAAAACAAAGGAGCTTATTATTCATCAATATTCTGGTCAAATAATTAGCGACAAAAATTTATCATGGGTTCATATTTTATCCGACTGGAGTTTATTTTTACATACAGGTCGTGGTACTATTATTTGGTCAATAATCCTCATTCTTTCGTGCATCGCTATTTTATTTTTCATATACTCCGGTTTTGCTATGACTTTAGAAAGAAAACGTAAAAATTTACTTCCAAAGAATAAATTTAAAAAAGACACTGCTAAAATTATTATCCTTGTAGGCTCAGAAACTGGTAATACTTTTAGCATTGCTTCATCTTTGTTTAATTCTTTAAATTCTAGCAATCAACCTGTTTATATAACACACCTTAATAAATATAGTACTTATAAAAAAGCAACCCAATTAATCGTCTTAACATCAACTTATGGTAATGGTGAACCTCCTATAAATGCTGCTAATTTTTTAGCTCTTTTAAAAAACACCAAACAACAAAACAAAATAAACTTTGCTGTAATAGGTTTTGGCTCTTTAGCATATTCACACTATTGTAAATTTGCTATTGATGTTGATAATGCATTAACCACAAATGATAATTTTAGAAGCACGCTACCTATTTATAAAATAAATAATCAAAATTTCACTGACTTTAAAAACTGGGGCTTACAATGGAGTGATAAAACAAACATTGAATTACAATTAAAACAAAAACAATTTAAACCAAAAAAACAACAACCTTTTTTGGTAGTAAGTAAAACTGATATAAACATAGATAATTCTTTTTTAATTCGATTAAGACCTATTAAAAACCTACAATTTACTTCAGGCGATTTATTAGCGATCACACCAAAACAAGACAATATTGAGCGATTATATTCTATAGGTAAAATTGATAATGATATTTTATTAAGTATTAAAAAGCATGAATTAGGTATCTGTTCTAATCTACTTTTAAACCTTAACATAAATGAAACGTTATTTGCCAGAATTCAAAAAAACAACGAATTTCATTTTCAAAAAAAATCAAAAAACAATATTTTAATAGCTAACGGAACAGGAATTGCTCCGTATTTAGGGATGCTAAACACTCCATCTACAACTCATTTGTTTTGGGGAGGAAGAACTGAACAGTCTTTAAAAATATATACTCCTTATTTAAATAGTTTAAGCACTAACAATATTCATATTGCTTATTCCAAAGAACAAAACAACCAATATATACAAGATATTGTTTTAAAAGAAAAAGAATTAATTGCCTCAATATTAAAGAATGATGGTACAATTATGATTTGTGGTTCTATTAGTATGATGAATGGTGTTTTAACTGTATTAGAAGAAATCACCTTAACTCAATTAAACACCCCGTTAAATACATTTCAAAAAACAAATAAAATTAAAACAGATTGTTATTAA
- a CDS encoding DUF721 domain-containing protein: protein MAKRENDSFSIKDLLGTYIKEGSLNKGFQKIHIDEAWGKMMGPGVVSYTQEVKLQNKTLIVRLSSSALREQLSYGKEKIIRMINEEMGEEVVKKLMLV, encoded by the coding sequence ATGGCAAAAAGAGAGAATGATAGTTTTTCTATAAAAGATTTATTAGGAACTTATATAAAAGAGGGAAGCTTAAATAAAGGTTTTCAGAAAATTCACATAGACGAAGCTTGGGGTAAAATGATGGGGCCTGGTGTCGTTTCTTATACTCAGGAAGTTAAATTACAAAATAAAACATTGATTGTTCGTTTGTCTTCTTCGGCATTAAGAGAGCAATTAAGTTACGGTAAAGAAAAAATTATAAGAATGATTAATGAAGAAATGGGAGAGGAGGTAGTAAAAAAGCTAATGTTAGTATAA
- a CDS encoding DNA replication/repair protein RecF has protein sequence MYLQKISLVNFKNIETQTFDFQKKINCFVGSNGIGKTNVLDAIYYLSFAKSYFNSVAGQNIRHGEDFFMIEGDYLLGDRNEKILCSLKRGQKKMLKRNGKAYEKFSEHIGQLPLVIISPADRDLIVEGSDTRRKFIDGVISQQDKNYLQGLISYNKIVSQRNALLKYFVANRTFDALNLKVYDEQLVEYGNAIYNKRKVFLEEFVPIFNEKHQIISGAKEVVNLGYKSQLHDSSLEELFAKSLEKDRMLQYTSSGIHKDDLSFEIGEYPIKKFGSQGQQKSYLIALKLAQFEFIKKQSKVTPILLLDDIFDKLDENRVKQIVDLVNNDAFGQIFITDTHFDRTESVIKKSNQEYQIFKM, from the coding sequence ATGTATTTACAGAAGATATCGCTAGTAAATTTTAAGAATATAGAGACTCAAACGTTTGATTTTCAGAAGAAAATAAATTGTTTTGTAGGAAGTAACGGAATTGGTAAAACCAACGTGCTTGATGCTATTTATTATTTATCTTTTGCTAAAAGTTATTTTAATTCGGTTGCAGGACAGAATATTCGTCATGGTGAAGATTTTTTTATGATTGAAGGAGATTACCTTTTAGGTGATAGAAATGAGAAAATTTTGTGCTCCTTAAAAAGAGGGCAGAAAAAAATGTTAAAGAGAAACGGAAAGGCTTATGAAAAGTTTTCTGAACATATTGGGCAGTTACCATTGGTTATTATTTCTCCTGCTGATAGAGATTTAATTGTAGAAGGTAGTGATACTCGTAGAAAATTTATTGATGGTGTTATTTCTCAGCAAGATAAAAACTATTTACAAGGATTAATTTCGTACAATAAAATCGTAAGTCAACGTAATGCATTGTTAAAATATTTTGTAGCCAATAGAACTTTTGATGCATTAAATTTAAAAGTATATGATGAGCAACTAGTTGAATACGGAAATGCTATTTATAATAAGAGAAAAGTTTTTTTAGAGGAATTTGTGCCTATTTTTAATGAAAAGCATCAAATTATATCAGGAGCCAAAGAAGTGGTGAATTTGGGTTATAAAAGTCAGTTGCACGATTCTTCGTTAGAAGAGTTGTTTGCAAAGAGTTTAGAAAAAGACAGAATGTTACAATATACATCGTCAGGAATTCATAAAGATGATTTAAGTTTTGAGATTGGCGAGTATCCGATTAAAAAATTTGGATCTCAAGGACAGCAAAAATCGTATTTAATAGCCTTAAAATTGGCGCAATTTGAGTTTATTAAAAAGCAATCAAAAGTAACTCCTATTTTATTGTTAGATGATATTTTTGATAAATTAGATGAGAATAGAGTAAAACAAATTGTAGATTTAGTAAATAATGATGCCTTTGGGCAAATTTTTATTACTGATACACATTTTGATCGTACAGAAAGCGTCATAAAAAAGAGTAACCAAGAATATCAGATTTTTAAAATGTAA
- a CDS encoding tetratricopeptide repeat protein — MATYKKRGYKPKKEKVAQEVEENFDESQSTTAEVFNTLDETANKSEQWIEKNSKPLFFGLIAIAVIILGYLGYTKFISEPNQQEASNELAFPRTFFDKAEKSAGVAADSLYNIGLTGGSTGKYGFTDIADEFSGTKAGNIANYYAGISYLKMKKYEEAIEYLSNFNSDDELLGATALGAIGDAFADIDQAKEALDYYQKAANKKQNDFTSPLFLFKAGQTAMSLEEYSTAEKLFTTIKQKYANTDQGRDIDKYINSAKYAQ, encoded by the coding sequence ATGGCTACATATAAAAAAAGAGGATACAAACCTAAGAAAGAAAAAGTTGCACAAGAAGTAGAAGAAAACTTTGATGAATCTCAAAGTACTACTGCCGAAGTATTTAATACTTTAGATGAAACTGCAAACAAATCTGAGCAGTGGATTGAAAAAAATAGCAAACCTTTATTTTTTGGACTAATAGCTATAGCAGTTATAATTCTTGGATATTTAGGGTATACTAAATTTATATCAGAACCGAATCAACAAGAAGCTTCTAACGAATTAGCATTCCCAAGAACTTTCTTCGATAAGGCTGAAAAGTCAGCTGGTGTTGCAGCAGACTCTTTATATAACATTGGTTTAACTGGTGGTAGTACTGGAAAATATGGTTTTACAGATATTGCTGATGAATTTAGCGGTACTAAAGCAGGAAACATAGCAAATTATTATGCTGGTATTTCTTACTTAAAAATGAAAAAATACGAAGAAGCAATTGAGTATTTGAGTAATTTTAATTCTGATGATGAATTATTAGGAGCAACAGCTTTAGGTGCAATTGGTGATGCTTTCGCTGATATTGACCAAGCTAAAGAAGCTTTAGATTACTATCAAAAAGCAGCTAATAAAAAACAAAATGATTTTACATCTCCTTTATTTTTATTTAAAGCAGGGCAAACTGCAATGTCTTTAGAAGAATATAGTACTGCTGAAAAATTATTTACAACGATTAAGCAAAAATACGCAAATACTGACCAAGGTAGAGATATTGATAAATATATCAATAGCGCTAAATATGCTCAATAA
- the ribH gene encoding 6,7-dimethyl-8-ribityllumazine synthase yields MATTNLSYYDKASIPNAKSFRFGIVVSEWNPEITKNLQKGAIETLLDCGTEKNNIVSWDVPGSFELVYGCKKMIESQKVDAIIAIGNVIQGETKHFDFVCDGVTQGIVDLNIKYDVPVIFCVLTDNTKQQSIDRSGGKLGNKGIECAVAAIKMAAIKNLDTPSKPLGF; encoded by the coding sequence ATGGCAACAACAAATTTATCTTATTACGATAAAGCTTCAATCCCAAATGCGAAATCTTTTCGATTTGGGATTGTTGTTTCAGAATGGAATCCTGAAATCACAAAAAACCTACAGAAAGGTGCTATTGAAACACTTTTAGATTGTGGAACAGAAAAAAACAATATTGTTTCTTGGGATGTACCAGGTAGCTTCGAATTAGTTTACGGTTGCAAAAAAATGATTGAATCACAAAAAGTGGATGCAATTATAGCTATTGGAAACGTAATTCAAGGAGAAACAAAACACTTCGATTTTGTTTGTGATGGTGTTACTCAAGGAATTGTAGATTTGAATATAAAATACGATGTTCCAGTAATTTTCTGTGTATTAACAGACAATACTAAGCAACAATCAATAGATCGTTCTGGAGGTAAATTAGGAAACAAAGGTATTGAGTGTGCCGTGGCTGCTATTAAAATGGCTGCTATTAAAAATCTTGACACTCCGTCTAAACCATTAGGTTTCTAA
- a CDS encoding riboflavin synthase subunit beta: MGFIKRENKKFDYKPTYYKGEGNPYQVKHKFDEFRTTVGKTKGLKGKFTDAINEFKSSENGGFNSTILIIIAVLIFFFLLFIDFDLSIFLSKNN, from the coding sequence ATGGGATTTATTAAAAGAGAAAATAAAAAATTTGACTATAAGCCTACTTATTACAAAGGAGAAGGCAATCCGTATCAAGTAAAACATAAATTTGATGAATTCCGTACAACCGTAGGTAAAACAAAAGGTTTAAAAGGGAAGTTTACAGATGCTATAAATGAATTTAAAAGTTCTGAAAATGGTGGATTCAATAGTACAATTTTAATAATAATTGCTGTTTTAATATTTTTCTTTTTATTATTTATCGATTTTGACCTTTCTATATTTTTATCTAAAAACAACTAA